Proteins co-encoded in one Gopherus evgoodei ecotype Sinaloan lineage chromosome 4, rGopEvg1_v1.p, whole genome shotgun sequence genomic window:
- the MAPK1IP1L gene encoding MAPK-interacting and spindle-stabilizing protein-like, protein MSGADDFSLADALPDHSPAKTSKVSNTKSGQQTGQPTQGWPASNPWNTPSAPPTGPSGLPPSTTASSVPFGPPPTGMYPSMPPGPPAPFPPPPTGPSCPPPGGPYPPPSVPGPVPPGQYPPPNMPFPELPRPYGGPTEPAAPPAPVGPWGSMPPGAWGATMGGQYPTPSMPYPPPGPYATPTQTPGAAPTVPWGTVPPGTWGPSPPGPFPPPTGSYPAPGLYPTPPNPFQVPSGPAGTPSMPGGHHPYR, encoded by the exons atGTCTGGAGCTGATGACTTTTCG TTGGCAGATGCTTTACCAGATCATTCCCCTGCTAAAACCTCCAAAGTGAGCAATACAAAATCTGGTCAACAAACTGGTCAGCCAACGCAAGGCTGGCCAGCTTCCAATCCTTGGAATACCCCAAGTGCTCCACCTACAGGGCCATCTGGATTGCCACCAAGTACAACCGCCTCCAGTGTGCCATTTGGACCTCCCCCAACAGGAATGTATCCTTCAATGCCACCTGGACCGCCTGCTCCATTTCCACCTCCTCCTACTGGACCCTCTTGCCCTCCTCCTGGTGGTCCATATCCACCCCCATCTGTGCCAGGTCCTGTCCCACCAGGGCAATATCCTCCACCAAATATGCCCTTTCCAGAGCTTCCAAGACCATATGGTGGTCCAACAGAGCCAGCTGCACCTCCGGCTCCTGTTGGGCCATGGGGATCCATGCCTCCTGGAGCATGGGGAGCAACAATGGGAGGGCAATATCCTACACCTAGTATGCCATATCCACCCCCTGGGCCATATGCCACTCCTACCCAGACACCCGGGGCTGCACCTACAGTACCGTGGGGTACTGTCCCACCTGGAACATGGGGACCTTCACCACCTGGTCCATTTCCTCCACCCACGGGATCATATCCGGCTCCAGGACTATATCCTACACCCCCTAATCCTTTTCAAGTGCCATCTGGTCCTGCTGGTACTCCATCAATGCCTGGTGGACACCAC ccTTACCGTTGA